One genomic window of Kaistia geumhonensis includes the following:
- a CDS encoding ABC transporter ATP-binding protein, whose product MNEHDEILTLSAIAKNFGDKVALKHVDLSVRRGAVHVICGENGAGKSTLMNILAGIHQPSAGTIQLNGRAVTIPDPITASRLGIGMVHQHFTLVPSMTVAENIYLGRHIRKYGFFSDRKAMTERAGELIERFNFRLDAEAPVRSLSVGQRQRVEILKALAFDAELLILDEPTAVLTPPEVDELIGIIDGLRARGRTILFITHKLREVKAVSDVVTVIRRGESISTYPTATVSETDIARDMVGRNVFLVGRGDSAEPRRFGAPVLSLEGVSVTNSTGRLLLDAVSLDIRAGEIVGIAGVDGNGQTELAEAIVGLIETQAGTITLNGRDITTASVPERLQAGMGFVPEDRLDRGLSITMSVAENLAATNYTRSGLTRSGLVDVARRDAFASEKIAEFDVRGAAPATPAGQLSGGNMQKLVIARELNRDPDLLVICQPTRGLDIGAAEFIYARMMAAADRGRAVLLISSELSEIFALSDRIGVMYSGQLLKVLDRKDADEIGVGQLMNGGVTAEAA is encoded by the coding sequence ATGAACGAGCACGACGAAATCCTTACCCTGTCGGCGATCGCCAAGAACTTCGGCGACAAGGTCGCGCTGAAGCATGTCGACCTTTCGGTCCGGCGCGGCGCGGTGCATGTCATCTGCGGGGAGAACGGCGCCGGCAAGTCGACGCTCATGAACATCCTCGCCGGCATCCATCAGCCGAGCGCCGGCACGATCCAGCTGAACGGCCGCGCGGTGACCATCCCCGATCCGATCACCGCCAGCCGGCTCGGCATCGGCATGGTCCACCAGCATTTCACGCTCGTGCCGTCGATGACGGTCGCCGAGAACATCTATCTCGGGCGCCACATCCGGAAATACGGCTTCTTCTCCGACCGCAAGGCGATGACCGAGCGGGCCGGGGAACTGATCGAGCGCTTCAATTTCCGCCTCGACGCGGAGGCGCCGGTGCGCAGCCTATCAGTCGGCCAGCGGCAGCGCGTCGAGATCCTGAAGGCGCTGGCCTTCGACGCGGAGTTGCTGATCCTCGACGAGCCGACGGCCGTGCTGACGCCGCCCGAAGTCGACGAACTCATCGGCATCATCGACGGACTGCGGGCCCGCGGCCGGACGATCCTCTTCATCACCCACAAGCTGCGCGAGGTGAAAGCCGTCTCCGACGTCGTCACCGTCATCCGGCGCGGCGAGAGCATCTCGACCTATCCGACGGCCACTGTTTCCGAGACCGACATCGCCCGCGACATGGTCGGGCGCAACGTCTTCCTGGTCGGCCGCGGCGATAGCGCCGAGCCGCGCCGCTTTGGCGCGCCCGTGCTGTCGCTCGAAGGCGTCAGCGTCACCAATTCAACCGGGCGCCTGCTGCTTGATGCCGTCTCGCTCGATATCCGCGCCGGCGAGATCGTCGGCATCGCCGGGGTCGACGGCAACGGCCAGACCGAACTCGCCGAGGCGATCGTCGGGCTGATCGAGACGCAGGCCGGCACGATCACCCTCAACGGGCGCGATATCACGACTGCCTCCGTTCCCGAGCGTCTGCAGGCCGGCATGGGCTTCGTTCCCGAGGACCGGCTCGATCGCGGCCTCAGCATCACCATGTCGGTGGCGGAGAACCTCGCCGCGACCAACTACACACGCTCCGGGCTCACGCGTTCGGGCCTCGTCGATGTCGCGCGGCGCGATGCCTTTGCGTCAGAGAAGATCGCCGAGTTCGACGTGCGCGGCGCAGCGCCCGCGACGCCGGCCGGCCAGCTTTCGGGCGGCAACATGCAGAAGCTCGTCATCGCCCGCGAGCTCAACCGCGATCCCGACCTTCTCGTCATCTGCCAGCCGACGCGCGGGCTCGATATCGGCGCGGCCGAGTTCATCTATGCGCGGATGATGGCCGCCGCCGATCGCGGCCGCGCCGTCCTCCTGATCTCCTCGGAGCTCTCCGAGATCTTCGCGCTCTCCGACCGGATCGGCGTCATGTATTCCGGACAGTTGCTCAAGGTGCTCGACCGCAAGGATGCTGACGAGATCGGCGTCGGCCAGCTCATGAATGGCGGCGTCACGGCGGAGGCTGCGTGA
- a CDS encoding ABC transporter permease: MAGVFIDTLKAVRAPLAAILLTLALGFVLVACITDDPVQAYRDLLFANFDSVGNFALFLNRATPLLLIALGVIFSFRAGIFNVGGEGQLYAGAIATTVIGVMLGGLSPVILFPLAVAGGILAGAFLGWIPATLKIRLGVDEVVTTLMLNIIVLLFTSYLSNQVIRDTASYGAVSQMLPASIWLPDLPGVRGATSGIIVALVLAGVTWLVLFRTEWGAQLRASGTNLRFAKSVGIPADRRIITAMLVAGGFGGLAGALYVLGIGHRFEQNFSPDYGLVGLTCALLARVHPIGAVATSIFYAMMINGAAYMQISTDVPRSLVDLLTGLLVLLMTARPKLKWGRS, translated from the coding sequence ATGGCCGGCGTCTTCATCGACACGCTGAAGGCCGTGCGGGCACCGCTTGCGGCGATCTTGCTGACACTGGCGCTCGGCTTCGTGCTCGTTGCCTGCATCACCGACGACCCGGTCCAGGCCTATCGCGATCTCTTGTTCGCCAATTTCGATTCGGTCGGCAATTTCGCGCTGTTTCTCAACCGCGCCACACCGCTGCTCCTGATCGCGCTCGGGGTCATCTTCTCGTTCCGGGCCGGCATCTTCAATGTCGGCGGCGAGGGCCAGCTCTATGCGGGGGCAATCGCGACGACGGTGATCGGTGTCATGCTGGGCGGCCTTTCGCCGGTCATCCTATTCCCGCTCGCCGTCGCGGGCGGCATCCTAGCCGGCGCGTTCCTCGGCTGGATCCCGGCGACGCTCAAGATCCGCCTCGGCGTCGACGAGGTGGTGACGACGCTGATGCTCAACATCATCGTGCTGCTCTTCACCTCCTATCTCTCCAACCAGGTGATCCGCGACACGGCGAGCTATGGCGCGGTCAGCCAGATGCTGCCGGCGTCCATCTGGCTGCCCGATCTGCCGGGCGTGCGCGGCGCGACGAGCGGCATCATCGTCGCGCTGGTGCTCGCGGGCGTCACCTGGCTGGTGCTCTTCCGCACCGAGTGGGGCGCGCAGCTTCGCGCCTCGGGCACCAATCTCCGCTTCGCGAAATCCGTGGGCATCCCGGCCGATCGGCGCATCATCACCGCCATGCTGGTAGCGGGCGGGTTCGGCGGGCTCGCCGGCGCGCTCTATGTGCTCGGCATCGGCCACCGCTTCGAGCAGAACTTCTCGCCCGACTACGGCCTCGTCGGCCTCACCTGCGCGCTGCTGGCACGGGTGCATCCGATCGGCGCGGTGGCGACCTCGATCTTCTACGCGATGATGATCAACGGCGCCGCCTATATGCAGATCTCGACAGACGTGCCGCGATCGCTTGTCGACCTCCTGACCGGCCTGCTCGTCCTCCTGATGACCGCGCGGCCAAAGCTGAAGTGGGGGCGGAGCTGA
- a CDS encoding ABC transporter permease — translation MATTALLAAILEQTAPILLAALAAMITLRANILNVAVEGMMLVGAFVAIAVGAATDSAPLALLAALVASVLMSQLLALMTLGFSADFIVAGLGINLLAAGGSLFALEWFYQSPGGLRPLAFPDIWHVPAGSLSFLPVIGPALEGQSIIVLAAFLAVPLLAVFLYRTPLGAYLRAAGEDEHAARSAGIDVARMKALSLAISGLLAGLAGAQLSMDKLHFFLPDMTSGRGFIGLAATLFGGGQPWITAAASLLFGFFGALGDRLQAFSIPSQFVLMLPYLAAIIGLAVARWRTHLRSRPAKLNTRRG, via the coding sequence ATGGCCACCACCGCCCTTCTCGCCGCCATCCTCGAGCAGACCGCGCCGATCCTGCTGGCGGCGCTCGCCGCGATGATCACGCTGCGCGCCAATATCCTGAACGTCGCGGTCGAGGGGATGATGCTCGTCGGCGCCTTCGTTGCCATCGCGGTCGGTGCAGCGACCGACAGCGCGCCGCTTGCGCTTCTGGCGGCGCTCGTCGCGTCCGTGCTGATGTCGCAGCTGCTGGCGCTCATGACCCTCGGCTTCTCGGCCGATTTCATCGTCGCCGGCCTCGGCATCAACCTGCTCGCGGCCGGCGGTAGCCTGTTCGCGCTCGAATGGTTCTACCAGAGTCCCGGCGGCCTCCGCCCCCTCGCCTTCCCCGATATCTGGCATGTCCCGGCCGGCAGCCTCTCCTTCCTGCCCGTCATCGGCCCGGCGCTCGAAGGACAGAGCATCATCGTGCTCGCCGCCTTCCTCGCCGTTCCGCTGCTTGCCGTCTTCCTCTACCGGACGCCGCTCGGCGCCTATCTCAGGGCCGCCGGCGAGGACGAGCATGCAGCACGGTCGGCCGGCATCGACGTCGCGCGGATGAAGGCGCTGTCGCTGGCCATCAGCGGGCTCCTCGCCGGTCTCGCCGGCGCGCAGCTCTCGATGGACAAGCTGCATTTCTTCCTGCCCGACATGACGAGCGGGCGCGGCTTCATCGGCCTCGCCGCGACCCTGTTCGGCGGCGGCCAGCCATGGATCACGGCGGCAGCCTCGCTTCTGTTCGGTTTTTTCGGTGCCCTTGGCGACCGGCTGCAGGCCTTCTCGATTCCCTCGCAGTTCGTGCTGATGTTGCCCTATCTCGCCGCGATCATCGGCCTCGCGGTGGCGCGCTGGCGCACGCATCTGCGCAGCCGCCCGGCGAAACTCAACACAAGGCGAGGCTGA
- a CDS encoding acetamidase/formamidase family protein yields the protein MADSDTDDFVFQIGGHTPRVTIACRERLTVFTEDCFSGKLTGVDGRPREVAPFPRVNPLTGPIAIEGVAAGDIVAVHLAALEPARDWGVATISPDFGLLSGTRVTPNLQAPQEERVWIWRFDDGERRSLATVAENGTSLRVPYRPFHGTVGVAPAHGEVRLGLVPGDFGGNLDIPDLGPGATLYLKANVDGAHLYIGDGHYAQGDGEIAGTAIEGAFHTTLVCDRLPMEPNFDWPRLETDGEIGVIGSARPLEDACRIAVAGLVRWVAGITGLSLADAHQLTSQSCRLRIGNLVNPSFSVLCALDKSLLGAGAIIHGGMHMALRKAGESPSPVARPRPRR from the coding sequence ATGGCCGATAGCGACACCGACGATTTCGTCTTCCAGATCGGTGGCCACACGCCGCGCGTCACCATTGCCTGCCGCGAGCGGTTGACGGTCTTCACCGAGGACTGCTTCTCTGGAAAGCTCACCGGCGTCGACGGCAGGCCGCGCGAGGTCGCGCCCTTCCCGCGCGTCAACCCGCTCACGGGTCCGATTGCGATCGAAGGCGTCGCGGCGGGCGATATCGTCGCAGTGCATCTCGCCGCGCTGGAGCCGGCGCGGGACTGGGGTGTTGCCACCATCTCCCCCGATTTCGGGCTGCTCTCGGGCACGCGTGTTACGCCGAACCTGCAGGCGCCGCAGGAGGAGCGGGTCTGGATCTGGCGTTTCGATGATGGCGAGCGGCGCAGCCTTGCGACAGTCGCCGAGAACGGCACTTCGTTACGTGTGCCCTATCGGCCGTTCCACGGCACGGTCGGTGTCGCTCCGGCGCATGGCGAAGTACGGCTTGGGCTCGTCCCCGGCGATTTCGGCGGCAATCTCGATATTCCGGATCTCGGCCCGGGCGCCACGCTCTATCTCAAGGCGAATGTCGACGGCGCCCATCTTTATATCGGCGACGGGCACTATGCGCAGGGTGACGGCGAGATCGCCGGCACGGCGATCGAGGGCGCGTTCCATACGACCCTCGTCTGCGATCGCCTGCCGATGGAACCGAACTTCGATTGGCCGCGGCTCGAGACAGACGGAGAAATCGGCGTGATCGGCAGCGCACGGCCATTGGAAGACGCTTGCCGGATCGCAGTCGCAGGGCTGGTTCGCTGGGTTGCCGGCATCACCGGCCTTTCCTTGGCGGACGCCCACCAACTCACAAGCCAGAGCTGCCGATTGCGGATCGGCAATCTCGTCAATCCGTCATTCTCGGTTTTGTGCGCACTCGACAAATCCCTGCTCGGCGCCGGGGCGATCATCCATGGCGGGATGCACATGGCCTTGCGGAAGGCGGGCGAATCACCGTCCCCGGTCGCTCGGCCTCGGCCTCGGCGCTGA
- a CDS encoding IclR family transcriptional regulator codes for MDSLSRMIGIFDLFEGERTVVTVEEVAAALDCSVPTAYRYLKTLSTAGLIAPGIEGGFGLGARIIQLDRQIRLNDPLLHRAGDVMERLIGEVRGNLMVCASYGKNVVCIAQAWPDRTVLTSYDRGRPMPLLRGAAGKAILANLPDHRLRSLMLANAAEIAAAGLGRDWAEFRKTLKAIRKQGYAVSVGEVDERNAGIAAPILSPEKRSLGCLVLVVPRKEFDEATIPDIGAKLIAGARAISG; via the coding sequence ATGGACAGCCTGAGCCGCATGATCGGCATCTTCGATCTCTTCGAAGGCGAGCGCACCGTCGTGACCGTCGAAGAGGTCGCGGCCGCGCTCGACTGCTCGGTTCCGACGGCCTACCGCTATCTGAAGACCCTGAGCACGGCGGGCCTCATCGCGCCGGGAATCGAGGGCGGCTTCGGCCTCGGCGCGCGCATCATCCAGCTCGATCGCCAGATTCGCCTCAACGATCCGCTGCTGCACCGCGCCGGCGATGTCATGGAGCGGCTGATCGGAGAAGTGCGCGGCAACCTGATGGTCTGCGCCTCCTACGGCAAGAACGTCGTCTGCATCGCCCAGGCCTGGCCCGACCGGACGGTGCTGACGAGCTATGATCGCGGCCGGCCGATGCCGCTGCTTCGCGGCGCCGCCGGCAAGGCCATCCTCGCGAATCTCCCGGATCACCGCTTGCGAAGCCTGATGCTCGCCAATGCCGCGGAGATCGCCGCCGCCGGCCTCGGCAGGGATTGGGCCGAGTTCCGCAAGACGCTGAAGGCAATCCGCAAGCAGGGCTATGCCGTGAGCGTCGGCGAGGTCGACGAGCGCAATGCCGGCATCGCCGCGCCGATCCTCAGCCCCGAGAAGCGTTCGCTCGGATGCCTCGTCCTCGTCGTCCCGCGCAAGGAATTCGACGAGGCCACCATTCCCGATATCGGCGCGAAGCTCATCGCCGGCGCCCGAGCCATCTCGGGCTGA
- a CDS encoding SDR family NAD(P)-dependent oxidoreductase has product MLNGQVALITGAAHPAGIGFAIARTLLAAGAAVTIVDLGQEACDAAARSLTAALSEKGTRHEPPLAMAADVRDRAALESVVAKTVERFGGLDVLVSNAGIAQPRKIMDISDEDWSATLDINLRGMLNLTQAALPHLADSGRIVAIASIAAQRGGGLLGGPHYAASKGGVLSLAKSMAREFGPRGIRVNCVNPGVIITGMNATAFDDATRQRLLDQIPLGRFGTPQDVADVCLFLASAQSGYLTGTAIDINGGMHIH; this is encoded by the coding sequence ATGCTGAACGGACAGGTTGCGCTCATCACCGGCGCCGCACATCCGGCGGGGATCGGATTCGCGATTGCCCGCACATTGCTGGCGGCCGGTGCCGCGGTGACGATTGTCGATCTCGGGCAGGAGGCATGCGACGCGGCGGCGCGGAGCCTGACCGCCGCGCTGTCGGAGAAGGGGACGCGGCACGAACCGCCGCTCGCCATGGCGGCCGATGTCCGTGACCGCGCCGCGCTAGAGTCAGTGGTCGCGAAGACGGTCGAACGCTTCGGCGGCCTCGACGTCCTCGTCAGCAATGCCGGCATCGCGCAGCCGCGCAAGATCATGGACATCAGCGACGAAGACTGGTCGGCCACACTCGACATCAACCTGCGCGGGATGCTGAACCTGACCCAGGCGGCCCTGCCGCATCTCGCCGATAGCGGGCGGATCGTGGCGATCGCCTCGATCGCGGCGCAGCGTGGCGGCGGGCTGCTCGGGGGGCCGCACTACGCGGCCTCGAAAGGGGGCGTCCTGTCGCTTGCGAAGAGCATGGCGCGGGAGTTCGGACCGCGCGGCATCCGGGTCAACTGCGTCAATCCGGGCGTGATCATCACGGGAATGAACGCGACGGCCTTCGACGACGCGACCCGTCAGCGCCTGCTCGATCAGATTCCGCTCGGCCGCTTCGGCACGCCCCAGGACGTCGCCGATGTCTGCCTCTTCCTCGCTTCGGCACAGTCGGGCTACCTGACTGGTACGGCGATCGACATCAATGGCGGTATGCACATCCATTGA
- a CDS encoding sugar ABC transporter substrate-binding protein yields the protein MSDQERNIVATGLALPSGLSRRVFLQLAGAAGVSLAMTPAVSRMAEAAEIVRGKIANQVSTPANDYWSVWTRAFGDAAKALDLPTQELFHQNDTARQLAQVRSLPASQAKMLIGCVEPAGSLPTVARFCQDSSIFYVPSWESPAWFTPPDIGDYYVSFVTPNSIEGAYEVAKALFESIGGEGKVVHIAGMATPTDTYRTLGLMQAAKEFPGIQIVGGLRANWDREQARKVMLSMVTAHPDMKAVFAQNDNMALGVLSVLRERKLTNVKVSGVDGLPEGLKEVAKGEQMVATHTSLPPYGAGFTTVLAFDALNGWKPTLGERLLFTGSALATAENAAKIEAAIYGKDSKPFDWALMSRALNPETWDPQNKITAIDPDTYWAPFPDGKDRLNPVYKGAAERGEFSKIDALYAAHYKTGPVKA from the coding sequence ATGAGCGATCAAGAGCGCAACATCGTTGCGACCGGCCTTGCGCTGCCGTCCGGCCTGAGCCGGCGCGTGTTCCTGCAACTTGCCGGAGCCGCCGGCGTCTCGCTGGCAATGACACCGGCCGTCAGCCGCATGGCCGAGGCGGCGGAGATCGTCCGCGGCAAGATCGCCAATCAGGTCTCGACGCCGGCCAACGACTACTGGTCGGTCTGGACACGTGCCTTCGGCGACGCTGCCAAGGCGCTCGACCTGCCCACCCAGGAGCTGTTCCACCAGAACGACACCGCCAGGCAGCTGGCGCAGGTGCGCAGCCTGCCGGCGAGCCAGGCCAAGATGCTGATCGGCTGCGTCGAGCCGGCCGGTTCACTGCCGACGGTCGCGCGCTTCTGCCAGGACAGCAGCATCTTCTACGTGCCGAGCTGGGAGTCGCCGGCCTGGTTCACGCCGCCGGACATCGGCGACTACTATGTGTCCTTCGTGACCCCTAACTCGATCGAAGGCGCCTATGAGGTGGCCAAGGCGCTGTTCGAGAGCATCGGCGGCGAGGGCAAGGTCGTCCACATCGCCGGCATGGCCACGCCGACCGACACCTACCGCACGCTCGGCCTGATGCAGGCGGCCAAGGAATTCCCCGGAATCCAGATCGTCGGCGGCCTGCGTGCCAACTGGGACCGCGAGCAGGCGCGCAAGGTGATGCTGTCGATGGTCACCGCTCACCCGGACATGAAGGCGGTGTTCGCGCAGAACGACAACATGGCGCTCGGCGTGCTCAGCGTCCTGCGCGAGCGCAAGCTGACCAATGTGAAGGTGTCGGGCGTCGACGGCCTGCCTGAGGGCCTCAAGGAGGTCGCCAAGGGCGAGCAGATGGTCGCGACCCACACCTCGCTGCCGCCCTATGGCGCCGGCTTCACGACGGTGCTCGCCTTCGACGCGCTGAACGGCTGGAAGCCGACGCTCGGCGAGCGGCTCCTCTTCACCGGTTCGGCCCTCGCGACGGCCGAGAACGCAGCGAAGATCGAGGCCGCGATCTACGGCAAGGATTCGAAGCCGTTCGACTGGGCGCTCATGAGCCGCGCGCTCAATCCCGAGACCTGGGATCCGCAGAACAAGATCACGGCCATCGACCCCGACACCTACTGGGCGCCCTTCCCCGACGGAAAAGACCGCCTCAACCCGGTCTACAAGGGCGCGGCCGAGCGCGGCGAGTTCTCCAAGATCGATGCCCTGTATGCGGCGCACTACAAGACCGGCCCGGTCAAAGCCTGA
- a CDS encoding sugar ABC transporter ATP-binding protein: protein MTSLPPPALELKAVTKRYGPVTALGGVDLRLDRHSVLGLVGENGAGKSSIISVINGTARPSEGQVLVAGRPVTLGSPAEAARAGIATVFQEQGLVANLLVYENILLGRERQFSRAGILGAAAMRRFAGNVLGELGIAIDPDAVTGALTFGERQLVEIAKAFALGHLYPVEPIVLLDEPTSALSDRETEILFDSIRRWRSKASILLVSHRLSDVFAVCDAVTTLKDGRVSGHWPIDSATPDLLHEAIVGRPRSAGYYKEHEQRETFGEPVLELVDVEVSGQLRPVSLSVRAGEIVGVAGVLGSGKTTLGHVITGALRPSRGAIRVHGRPLRPGSRAAALAADIGSVPAERNVAGVIGMHSVQSNLVLPSIRSFAGRFLPILSGRRQAQTTDRWIQRLRIKTAGRNQQIRNLSGGNAQKVVFAKWLARGVRVFVLDDPGRGLDVGAKEEIYALLRSLARDGVAIVLISENLPEIIGLSNRIITFRGGAVSAEIPAPAHDKPSETAVVTNMV from the coding sequence ATGACCAGCCTCCCCCCTCCAGCCCTGGAACTGAAGGCCGTCACCAAGCGCTACGGCCCTGTGACGGCCCTCGGCGGCGTCGATCTCCGTCTCGACCGTCACAGCGTTCTGGGGCTGGTCGGGGAGAACGGCGCCGGCAAGTCGAGCATCATCTCCGTGATCAACGGCACCGCGCGGCCGAGCGAGGGCCAGGTGCTCGTCGCCGGCCGTCCGGTCACTCTCGGCAGCCCCGCCGAGGCCGCCCGCGCGGGCATCGCGACGGTCTTCCAGGAACAGGGACTCGTCGCCAATCTGCTCGTCTACGAGAACATCCTGCTGGGTCGCGAGCGCCAGTTCTCCCGCGCCGGCATTCTCGGCGCCGCCGCGATGCGAAGGTTCGCGGGCAACGTGCTTGGAGAGCTCGGCATCGCGATCGATCCCGATGCCGTGACAGGAGCGCTGACTTTCGGCGAGCGGCAGCTCGTCGAGATCGCGAAGGCCTTCGCACTCGGGCATCTCTATCCCGTCGAGCCGATCGTTCTGCTCGACGAACCCACCAGCGCGCTCTCCGACCGCGAGACGGAAATCCTCTTCGATTCGATCCGGCGCTGGCGCAGCAAAGCGTCGATCCTTCTCGTCTCGCATCGTCTTTCCGACGTCTTCGCGGTCTGCGATGCCGTGACGACGTTGAAGGACGGCCGCGTCAGCGGTCATTGGCCGATCGATAGTGCGACGCCCGACCTCCTGCACGAGGCGATCGTCGGCAGGCCCCGCTCGGCCGGCTACTACAAGGAACACGAGCAGCGGGAGACTTTCGGCGAGCCGGTGCTCGAACTCGTCGACGTCGAGGTGTCCGGTCAGCTTCGCCCCGTTTCCCTGTCCGTGCGCGCGGGCGAGATCGTCGGCGTTGCCGGCGTGCTCGGGTCGGGCAAGACGACACTCGGCCACGTCATCACCGGCGCGCTGCGGCCGAGCAGAGGCGCCATCCGCGTTCACGGCCGCCCCCTTCGCCCGGGCTCACGCGCCGCAGCGCTCGCCGCCGACATCGGTTCCGTCCCGGCCGAGCGCAACGTCGCGGGCGTCATCGGCATGCATTCGGTGCAGTCCAACCTCGTGCTGCCGAGCATCCGCAGCTTCGCGGGACGCTTCCTGCCGATCCTTTCCGGCCGGCGGCAGGCGCAGACGACCGATCGCTGGATCCAGCGCCTGCGCATCAAGACCGCGGGGCGCAACCAGCAGATCCGCAACCTTTCCGGCGGCAATGCCCAGAAGGTCGTGTTCGCGAAATGGCTGGCGCGCGGCGTCCGCGTGTTCGTGCTCGACGATCCGGGCCGCGGCCTTGACGTGGGCGCCAAGGAAGAGATCTACGCGCTCCTGCGCAGCCTCGCCCGCGACGGGGTCGCGATCGTGCTCATCTCGGAGAATCTCCCCGAGATCATCGGCCTCTCCAATCGCATCATCACCTTTCGAGGCGGCGCCGTATCGGCCGAGATCCCCGCCCCGGCTCACGACAAGCCGTCGGAAACCGCCGTCGTCACCAACATGGTCTGA
- a CDS encoding ABC transporter permease produces the protein MSTTAPPTAAGVMNGQSFLARHAVSLYPLLVILALVAFFAVQNPYFATFDNAMNIGRQSSVLLLVALAGTMVIMIGSIDLSVGSIVTLSGIVTALAIDPFGPGIAIAAGVGAGIAVGLINGLTLIALKVPSFLVTLGMLSVLSGIANMICGGSSIMFMDQGLTTFVNSELVPGLPNIILIALLTAALLSFVAFKTVLGRYLYAIGGGEVVAANTGVPVNRYKVYAFMLSGGLCGLAGVLLTAQVGAGTPAAGANMLLDSIAAIVMGGTALSGGIGGPQRTILGVLVIAILSNGMDVTEVSSFTQEIVKGLVIILAVASTIDRKKYLFIK, from the coding sequence TTGTCCACCACCGCGCCCCCAACGGCAGCCGGCGTCATGAACGGTCAGTCCTTTCTCGCCCGCCACGCCGTCTCGCTCTATCCGCTCCTGGTGATCCTGGCGCTGGTCGCCTTCTTCGCCGTGCAGAACCCCTATTTCGCGACCTTCGACAACGCCATGAATATCGGCCGGCAGTCGTCCGTGCTGCTGCTCGTCGCGCTTGCCGGCACCATGGTGATCATGATCGGCTCGATCGATCTCTCGGTCGGCTCCATCGTGACGCTGTCGGGGATCGTGACGGCTCTCGCCATCGATCCGTTCGGGCCCGGCATCGCGATCGCGGCCGGGGTCGGCGCTGGTATCGCCGTCGGGCTCATCAACGGGCTGACGCTGATCGCGCTGAAGGTGCCGTCCTTCCTGGTGACGCTCGGCATGCTCTCGGTGCTTTCCGGCATCGCCAACATGATCTGCGGCGGCTCGTCGATCATGTTCATGGACCAGGGACTGACGACGTTCGTGAATTCCGAACTCGTTCCGGGCCTTCCCAACATCATCCTCATCGCCCTCCTGACCGCGGCGCTTCTGAGCTTCGTCGCGTTCAAGACCGTGCTCGGCCGCTACCTCTACGCCATCGGCGGCGGCGAGGTGGTCGCCGCCAATACTGGCGTTCCTGTCAACCGGTACAAGGTCTACGCCTTCATGCTTTCGGGCGGGCTCTGCGGGCTTGCAGGCGTCCTGCTCACCGCGCAGGTCGGTGCGGGAACGCCGGCGGCGGGCGCCAACATGCTGCTCGATTCGATCGCGGCGATCGTCATGGGCGGCACCGCCCTCTCCGGCGGCATCGGAGGCCCGCAGCGCACGATCCTTGGCGTGCTCGTCATCGCCATCCTCTCCAACGGCATGGACGTGACCGAAGTGTCGAGCTTCACGCAGGAGATCGTGAAGGGCCTTGTCATCATCCTCGCGGTCGCCTCGACCATCGACCGCAAGAAGTACCTCTTCATCAAGTGA
- a CDS encoding cupin domain-containing protein, whose protein sequence is MSEKAVPVVTRSGQEHTGTGQSGGAVRVSGVSPQHTPATKIWFGRVSNEPGYRSYPHHHGEAETGGYVLKGRGRIYYGENYAEFVDMTEGDFVFVPPFMPHVEVNMSTTEELVWLTARTPDNIVVNLPDIDDASLVGYSRS, encoded by the coding sequence ATGTCTGAGAAAGCCGTTCCAGTCGTCACCCGGTCGGGCCAGGAACACACCGGCACCGGGCAGTCGGGCGGCGCCGTGCGCGTCTCCGGCGTCAGCCCGCAGCACACGCCGGCGACAAAAATCTGGTTCGGGCGCGTCTCCAACGAGCCGGGCTATCGCTCCTACCCGCATCACCACGGGGAGGCCGAGACGGGCGGCTATGTGCTCAAGGGTCGCGGGCGCATCTATTACGGCGAGAACTATGCCGAGTTCGTCGACATGACCGAAGGCGACTTCGTGTTCGTCCCGCCCTTCATGCCGCATGTCGAGGTCAATATGAGCACGACGGAGGAGCTGGTCTGGCTGACCGCCCGGACGCCGGACAACATCGTCGTCAACCTGCCGGACATCGACGACGCCAGTCTCGTCGGCTATTCGCGGTCCTGA